One Tachyglossus aculeatus isolate mTacAcu1 chromosome 18, mTacAcu1.pri, whole genome shotgun sequence DNA segment encodes these proteins:
- the PSMG1 gene encoding proteasome assembly chaperone 1: MAATFFGEVMEVSSRAGLDEEDDDDDDDGEEEEEENLLNKCSWQAEAAEDAEIRRGLQRKREVEVFWDLKPAAVSEGPALKQFPCSQFILAVGQSPVAFLSSFVLNSETWKVAGSVKLWNEWCKTTNSPNPSPTDSFCKFYCLKSDPTVFLCQCNCYVAEDQQYQWLEKVLGSLQKKDLQITILTTCHVTDYKTTESTLNLPSPFLKALKTKAFNGPACCPLLEQPNIVHGLPAAVLSYCQVWQIPAVLYQCYSDVMKLDPVTVEAFKPVLSSRSLKSLAKNISKSTEMLKKLMTTNEIQNNIYT, encoded by the exons ATGGCGGCCACGTTCTTcggtgaggtgatggaggtgTCGTCCCGCGCCGGGCTGgatgaggaggacgacgacgacgacgacgatggggaggaggaggaggaggaaaacctgCTCAACAAGTGCTCCTGGCAGGCGGAGGCCGCCGAGGACGCGGAGATCCGCCGAGGCCTCCAGAGGAAGAG AGAGGTCGAGGTCTTTTGGGATCTAAAGCCAGCCGCTGTTTCAGAAGGCCCTGCATTAAAACAATTTCCGTGCTCTCAATTTATACTGGCTGTAGGACAGAGTCCTGTAG CATTCCTGTCCTCATTTGTTTTGAATTCAGAAACCTGGAAAGTAGCTGGTTCAGTTAAGCTGTGGAATGAATGGTGTAAGACAACAAATTCACCCAACCCTTCCCCGACAGATTCCTTCTGCAAATTCTACTGCCTAAAGTCAGATCCCACA GTTTTCCTCTGCCAGTGCAATTGCTATGTTGCTGAGGATCAACAGTACCAGTGGCTCGAGAAG GTTTTAGGTTCTCTGCAGAAGAAGGATTTGCAAATAACGATCCTCACAACTTGCCACGTAACCGACTACAAAACTACAGAATCCACTCTcaaccttccttctcctttcctgaaAGCCCTAAAGACAAAAGCATTCAACGGTCCTGCCTGTTGCCCATTGTTAGAGCAGCCAAACATTGTACACGGTCTCCCTGCTGCAG TTCTGAGTTACTGTCAAGTGTGGCAGATTCCTGCAGTTCTGTACCAGTGTTATAGTGATGTTATGAAGTTAGATCCTGTCACAGTTGAAGCTTTCAAGCCCGTGCTGTCTTCCAGAAGCTTGAAAAGCTTAGCCAAG AATATCTCTAAAAGCACAGAAATGCTGAAGAAATTGATGACCACCAATGAAATTCAGAATAACATCTATACGTGA